ACCGACCCGCGGGCTCGCAGGGAATCCACGTACTCGGCGGGCGTCACCGACTGATCCTTCGTCGAGCCGAGGGTGACCTGCATCATCGCTCCCGACCCTTCATTGGCAGCCTGGAGCGCCGAAGGCAGATTCTGAGTCTTCCATCCGCTAGGAAGAATCATCTGAAACGCCAGGTCGGGATGGTAGAAGCGGTTGTCCTCGAAATAACCCGCCCGCGGATCGTCGCCGAACACCAGCCCCTCGATCCGCTTCCGGTATTCCGGGGCGCGGATGATGAGGTCGCCCTGCGTGCTCGAGACGGACGCGAGCGCGAGCTGGCGCGTGCGCACCTCGCGGTCGCCCGGGTCTGGGTGCGTCGACATGAAGCTGGGGATCGACTGGCCCTGCCGCTCCCCGATCCGCTTCAGCGTCGCGTAGGTCGCCGGGATCTCCCGCGGGTCGTATTTCGCCTTCGTCGCATAGGCGATTCCCAGCTCATCCGCCTGGGTCTCATGGTCGCGGCTGTACTTGAGGAAGAGGAGCCCCAGGCTTTGGGCCGCGATGCCGCCGAGCGGCCGGAACTGGGGCACGAAGATCGTGCCCGCGATCAAGCCCACCGAAGCGATCTGCTGCTGCGTCATCTGCTGCGCGGTGTGCCGCGCCGTGACGTGGCCGGTCTCGTGACCCAGCACGCCCGCCAGCTGGGCCTCCGAGTTCATGTACGCCAGGATTCCCCGCGTGATGTAGATGTAGCCGCCGGGGATCGCGAACGCGTTCACGACCGGCGAGTCGAGGAGGCGGTAATGCCACTCGAGGTCCGGCAGGTGCGAGGCCTTGCCGACGCGCTGGCCGACCCCGTCCACGTATTTGGCGAGCGAGGAGTCTCCGTAGAGGCCGTACTCGGCGACGATCGCCGGGTCGGCGTCCTTGCCCATCTCGAGCTCTTTGTTCTGCGAGACGAAGGAGATCTGCCGCTTGCCGGTCGCGGGATTGGTGGCGCAGCCGGGGTGCGTCGTGAGGAGGACGGCGAGCAGGGCCAGCGCGAGTCCGCTGCCCCTTGTCGCGAACCGCTTTCCGTGGCTCATTCGGGAGACTCCCTGTCCGTGGGAATGAATTGTGAATCCGATTATGATACACCGTTGGCTGGAATTCGCATCCCGCGAACGGCGCTTCGTCCCATCGGAGGAATGGATGCCCGCCATTTCCGTGGACATCGAACAGCTTTGCGTCAACACCATCAAGTTTCTCTCGGTCGACGCCGTGGAGCGCGCGAAGTCGGGCCATCCGGGGGCGCCCATGGGCGCCGCCGACATGGCGTTCGTGCTCTGGGCCAAGTTCCTTCATTTCGATCCGTCCGACCCGGCGTGGGTCAACCGCGACCGGTTCGTCCTCTCGGCGGGCCACGCCTCGATGCTCCTCTATTCGCTCCTCCACCTCTTTGGATTTGACCTGCCCATGGAAGAGCTCCGGCGCTTCCGCCAGTGGGAATCCAGGACGCCGGGGCACCCGGAGCACGGGATCACGCCCGGCGTGGAAGCGACGACCGGCCCTCTGGGGCAGGGCTTCGGCAACGGCGTGGGCATGGCGCTGGCCCAGCGGATGGTGCGGGCCCGGTTTCCGCGCCTCGGGCCGCTTCTCGACGGCCGGGTCTTCGGCATCGTGAGTGACGGCGATCTCATGGAGGGCGTGGCGTCGGAGGCGGCCTCGCTCGCGGGGCACTGGGGTCTTGGAAACCTCGTCTACCTCTATGACGACAATCACGTCTCGATCGAGGGACCCACGACGCTCGCGTTCAGCGAGGACGTGGGGCTTCGGTTTGAGGCGTATCGGTGGCACGTGCAGCGGATCGACGGTCAGGATCGCGGCCAGGTGGAGGTGGCCCTTCGCGCGGCGATCGCGGAGGAGGACCGCCCCTCGATCATCATAGCGAGGACCACGATCGGAAAGGGCGCGCCGACGAAGGAGGGAACCGCGAAGACGCACGGCGAGCCGCTCGGCCCCGACGAGACCAAGCGCGCCAAGGAGGCCGTGGGGTGGCCTCTCGAGCCGGCGTTCTTCGTCCCGGACGAGGCGCGCGACTATTTCAAGAAGGGCGCCGAGGAGAAGCGCCGCCATCGCGCCGCGTGGGAAGAGCGATGGGCCTCGCTCAGGGCCGAGGCGCCGGAGGAGGCGTCGCGCTGGGACGCGCTCTTCGGGCGCGCGATCCCGGACGATCTCGAGGCCCGCCTCGCGGCGGCGGTCGAGCCGGCCCTGGATCTCGCGACGCGCACCTGGTCCGGGAGAGTGATTCAGGCGGCGGCGGAGGCGGTGCCGTCCCTGGTCGGCGGATCGGCGGACCTCGCTCCCTCCACGATCACCGACATCGGGAAAGGGGGAAGCGTCGCTCCGGCGGGGCTCAAGCCCGGCGCCCCGATCGAGTTCGCCGGCCGCACCCTCCATTTCGGCGTGCGCGAGCACGGCATGGGCGCGATCGTGAACGGAATGGCGCTCCACGGCGCGTTCCTCCCGTTCGGCGCCACCTTCCTCATCTTCTCGGATTACATGCGCCCGGCGATCCGGCTCGCGGCCCTGACCGGGCTCCGGTCGATCTTCGTCTTCACGCACGACAGCGTTTTCCTGGGCGAGGACGGCCCGACGCATCAGCCGGTCGAGCAGCTCGCGTCGCTCCGTCTCATTCCGAACATCGAGGTCTGGCGTCCCGCGGACGGCCCGGAGACGGCCGCCGCGTGGGCGTCGGCGCTCAGGCGCAGCCAGGGACCGAGCGCGCTCGCGCTCACGAGGCAGAAGCTCCATCCGCTCGCCCGCGCGGGCGGAGCCGGCCTCGAGCCGGTCCTCCGCGGCGGCTACGTGCTTCAGGAGGCGGCCGGGGCGCGCGCCCACGCGATCCTCGTCGCGTCCGGATCGGAGACCCCGCTTGCCCAGGACGCCGCCGCGATCCTCGCGAAGAGGGGAATCCCGGTCCGCGTCGTATCGATGCCCTGCGTCGAGCGGTTCCAGGGCCAGCCCGAAGCGTATCGCCGCTCCGTGTTGCCGGAAGGAGCGCGCTACGTCGTGATCGAGGCGGCACAGACCGACCTCTGGTGCGCCCTCGTGGGGTCGGAGGCGCTCCGCCTGGGGCTCAATCGTTTTGGCGCCTCCGCGCCGGGCGAGACAATCGCGGAGAAGCTCGGGTTCACGCCGGAGGCGGTGGCGCGCCGAATCTCGCTCTGGCTCCGTCCCGAATGAGCGGAGCGTGACCGCTCCGGAACCGCCATTGGCGCCGCGCCACCCCTGGCATCCGCGTCACACGGCAATCCTTGTCGCGATCCTTCTTCTCGGCCTCGGACACCTGACGCCGTTCCTCGGCTACCTCACCGACGACACCTTCATCCACCTTCAATTCGCGAAGAACCTGATCGGAGGGCGCGGCTTCGCCTTCAATGCCGGGGAGCCGACGTACGGATCGACGAGCCCGCTCTGGGTTCTCCTCCTGGCGGGCGTCGGCCGATTCGTGCCAGGCGCCGGTGCGA
This portion of the Candidatus Eisenbacteria bacterium genome encodes:
- the tkt gene encoding transketolase, whose product is MPAISVDIEQLCVNTIKFLSVDAVERAKSGHPGAPMGAADMAFVLWAKFLHFDPSDPAWVNRDRFVLSAGHASMLLYSLLHLFGFDLPMEELRRFRQWESRTPGHPEHGITPGVEATTGPLGQGFGNGVGMALAQRMVRARFPRLGPLLDGRVFGIVSDGDLMEGVASEAASLAGHWGLGNLVYLYDDNHVSIEGPTTLAFSEDVGLRFEAYRWHVQRIDGQDRGQVEVALRAAIAEEDRPSIIIARTTIGKGAPTKEGTAKTHGEPLGPDETKRAKEAVGWPLEPAFFVPDEARDYFKKGAEEKRRHRAAWEERWASLRAEAPEEASRWDALFGRAIPDDLEARLAAAVEPALDLATRTWSGRVIQAAAEAVPSLVGGSADLAPSTITDIGKGGSVAPAGLKPGAPIEFAGRTLHFGVREHGMGAIVNGMALHGAFLPFGATFLIFSDYMRPAIRLAALTGLRSIFVFTHDSVFLGEDGPTHQPVEQLASLRLIPNIEVWRPADGPETAAAWASALRRSQGPSALALTRQKLHPLARAGGAGLEPVLRGGYVLQEAAGARAHAILVASGSETPLAQDAAAILAKRGIPVRVVSMPCVERFQGQPEAYRRSVLPEGARYVVIEAAQTDLWCALVGSEALRLGLNRFGASAPGETIAEKLGFTPEAVARRISLWLRPE
- a CDS encoding peptidase M48, yielding MGAPGWPDFARSTASTERNLMVLTQSCSMSTEMAGIHSSDGTKRRSRDANSSQRCIIIGFTIHSHGQGVSRMSHGKRFATRGSGLALALLAVLLTTHPGCATNPATGKRQISFVSQNKELEMGKDADPAIVAEYGLYGDSSLAKYVDGVGQRVGKASHLPDLEWHYRLLDSPVVNAFAIPGGYIYITRGILAYMNSEAQLAGVLGHETGHVTARHTAQQMTQQQIASVGLIAGTIFVPQFRPLGGIAAQSLGLLFLKYSRDHETQADELGIAYATKAKYDPREIPATYATLKRIGERQGQSIPSFMSTHPDPGDREVRTRQLALASVSSTQGDLIIRAPEYRKRIEGLVFGDDPRAGYFEDNRFYHPDLAFQMILPSGWKTQNLPSALQAANEGSGAMMQVTLGSTKDQSVTPAEYVDSLRARGSVATATGRTEQFRDFPAWIGTVILQGQGGQSEFAAGFVRIHPGQFLEVIGQSKAGLANDEIYQSIRSIAALRDPAKLNVAPDRLSVQPAKRTATFATVWSDFGPLAIGVEDGAILNGMRATAEVQAGTPIKIVTKGKGR